One window from the genome of Halomicrobium zhouii encodes:
- a CDS encoding DUF7269 family protein, with the protein MRVHRLPLAVGVLATFAGLGLVVTGGPAPSPGPRTLPFAMAVLAGGAIAALSVLVRSAEGPTTEPLPDPGTTANARIPGERVDERLAGVSWREGETRAELADRIERAAVATLVRTEGWTPAEARERLRDGTWTDDERAAALLSDGEDQPSVSDHVRALATGETPFQRRADHAVAELHRRVVDG; encoded by the coding sequence GTGAGAGTCCACCGCCTGCCGCTGGCCGTCGGCGTCCTCGCCACGTTCGCCGGCCTCGGTCTCGTCGTGACCGGCGGACCCGCGCCCTCGCCCGGCCCGCGCACGCTCCCGTTCGCGATGGCCGTCCTCGCCGGTGGGGCCATCGCCGCCCTCTCCGTTCTCGTCCGGTCGGCCGAGGGGCCGACGACGGAGCCGTTGCCAGACCCCGGTACCACCGCGAACGCCCGGATTCCCGGCGAGCGAGTCGACGAACGCCTCGCCGGTGTGTCGTGGCGCGAGGGGGAGACGCGGGCCGAACTCGCCGACCGGATCGAGCGGGCGGCGGTCGCCACACTCGTGCGGACCGAGGGGTGGACGCCCGCGGAGGCCCGCGAGCGGCTTCGAGACGGCACGTGGACCGACGACGAGCGGGCCGCGGCGCTCCTGTCTGACGGCGAGGATCAACCGTCTGTGAGTGACCACGTGCGTGCGCTCGCGACCGGTGAGACGCCCTTCCAGCGCCGGGCCGACCACGCGGTGGCCGAACTCCACCGCCGGGTGGTCGACGGATGA
- a CDS encoding DUF58 domain-containing protein: MTDADRVEILSERRTNRWVGLAGGALAAAALGLVLRSAGLLLVAGVGVALVAYERVAAPPPVSIALERRFDPAEPGVGESVTVTLTVENVGERTIADLRLADGVPDGVRVVDGDARLATALRSGAATTLTYEIRGGRERTAFDPAHVAVRDVTGVVERRARVAAATETLTWPTNADASTIPLSPRRLGAVGDLVTRDAGEGLAFHAVREHRPGDPLGRVDWHRLARTGTLATVEFQRERTATVVVVVDSRPAANLAPGEHSETAVERSSAAARTLVETFGDAGHRTGLAALGPTPCWLPPGRGASHRRRLQDRLAGHSAFAASGADSADTADTVDTGSESSDDGRGRVLSEPPGDATVVFLSPLCDGDAAAFVRRLVAREFSVAVLSPDPTAAGTTGQRLVALERRERLWTVRSLGVAVHDWESDESLDRLLTRTEGRPA, encoded by the coding sequence ATGACCGACGCCGACCGCGTGGAGATACTGTCGGAGCGCCGGACGAACCGGTGGGTCGGGCTGGCCGGCGGGGCGCTGGCGGCCGCCGCGCTGGGACTGGTGCTCCGGTCTGCCGGGCTGTTGCTGGTCGCCGGCGTCGGCGTGGCACTTGTCGCCTACGAGCGCGTCGCTGCGCCACCGCCGGTCTCGATCGCTCTCGAACGTCGCTTCGACCCGGCCGAGCCGGGCGTCGGCGAGTCCGTCACCGTCACACTCACCGTCGAGAACGTCGGCGAACGGACCATCGCGGACCTGCGACTCGCGGACGGCGTCCCCGACGGGGTTCGCGTCGTCGACGGCGACGCCCGTCTCGCGACTGCACTCCGGTCTGGGGCGGCGACGACGCTCACCTACGAGATACGCGGCGGCCGAGAGCGCACCGCGTTCGACCCGGCCCACGTCGCCGTCCGGGACGTCACCGGGGTCGTCGAACGCCGGGCCCGGGTGGCCGCGGCGACCGAGACGCTGACCTGGCCCACGAACGCCGACGCGTCGACGATCCCGCTCAGTCCTCGCCGCTTGGGTGCGGTGGGCGACCTGGTGACCCGGGACGCCGGCGAGGGGCTGGCGTTCCACGCCGTCCGCGAGCACCGGCCCGGCGACCCGCTGGGCAGGGTCGACTGGCACCGACTCGCCAGGACTGGTACCCTCGCGACCGTCGAGTTCCAGCGCGAGCGGACGGCGACGGTCGTCGTCGTCGTCGACTCGCGCCCGGCGGCGAATCTGGCGCCCGGCGAGCACAGCGAGACGGCCGTCGAACGCAGCAGCGCCGCTGCACGGACGCTCGTCGAGACGTTCGGGGACGCCGGGCACCGGACCGGCCTGGCCGCGCTCGGCCCGACGCCGTGCTGGCTGCCGCCCGGTCGCGGTGCCTCCCATCGCCGTCGACTCCAGGACCGCCTCGCCGGCCATTCGGCGTTCGCGGCGTCGGGCGCGGACAGTGCGGACACCGCGGACACCGTGGACACCGGTTCGGAATCCAGCGACGACGGTCGCGGACGCGTCCTGTCCGAGCCACCGGGGGACGCGACGGTCGTCTTCCTGAGCCCGCTCTGTGACGGGGACGCCGCGGCGTTCGTCCGTCGGCTCGTGGCCCGTGAGTTCTCCGTCGCCGTCCTCAGCCCGGACCCGACCGCAGCGGGGACGACCGGCCAGCGGTTGGTCGCTCTCGAACGCCGTGAACGCCTGTGGACGGTGCGCTCGCTCGGCGTCGCCGTCCACGACTGGGAGTCCGACGAATCCCTGGATCGGCTCCTCACGCGCACGGAGGGACGGCCAGCGTGA
- a CDS encoding DUF7519 family protein produces MTGSASGIGNASAGRITGGAAAMAGLSAFVLTGVDTLATLVGVASVLLLLTALGRSSRVLATLAGVGLFGELVLAAASGAPAGPLLAAAVGIILSWTFAHAAIDLAESVGTAPSRDLELAHLAGTTAVVAGPAVALYLVYSVEWGSVPPLALALILFGAVSLTAALRR; encoded by the coding sequence GTGACTGGCTCTGCGAGCGGTATCGGGAACGCCTCCGCAGGCCGGATCACCGGTGGTGCCGCCGCGATGGCTGGACTTTCGGCGTTCGTCCTGACCGGCGTCGACACGCTCGCGACCCTCGTCGGCGTCGCGAGCGTCCTCCTGTTGCTGACCGCGCTGGGCCGGTCGAGTCGCGTCCTCGCGACGCTGGCGGGCGTCGGGCTGTTCGGCGAACTCGTCCTCGCGGCCGCGAGCGGCGCGCCCGCCGGTCCGCTGCTGGCCGCGGCCGTCGGGATTATCCTTTCGTGGACGTTCGCCCACGCCGCCATCGACCTGGCCGAGAGCGTCGGCACTGCCCCCAGTCGCGACCTCGAACTCGCCCACCTCGCCGGCACGACGGCCGTGGTGGCGGGCCCGGCCGTTGCGCTCTACCTCGTCTACTCGGTCGAGTGGGGGTCGGTTCCGCCGCTCGCGCTCGCACTGATCCTCTTCGGCGCCGTCAGCCTGACCGCCGCACTCCGCCGGTGA